Proteins found in one Planococcus citri chromosome 2, ihPlaCitr1.1, whole genome shotgun sequence genomic segment:
- the LOC135837270 gene encoding chymotrypsin-like elastase family member 1 codes for MICSVSYLCITMANTPIALSRTIISLWIGIQAYRPQVTSFSSLRDNYVMAYENNTWADNQMKKAQNKCREYTRYACLYKTPNAKNVHMDRILNGEYVSEGMLPHMAFLLFILGRNRGRTCSGTLISEKFVMTAAHCTFGTVCAGRQVKIKLGSLDTTNDRTGRWYGVDHIYDHPYFKDADADRIRSAKAWPHDIALIELSETVHFNRNIRPICLNTNYEISEYNSAIAAGWGHTEHGQTNFLKMVELQLKESHCDLAYQEHIVYSDIAKSYTICAAEDQKNICMGDSGGPLHVLMNDTCPNMYEQIGVAANSVGECSLNCTYSLAIFTKVSLYVPWIASIVWPEEGGT; via the exons ATGATTTGTTCAGTTTCTTACTTATGCATCACGATGGCAAATACACCGATTGCTCTTTCACGTACGATTATAAGCTTGTGGATTGGAATACAAG CCTACAGGCCTCAGGTGACATCGTTCAGTTCGTTGAGGGACAACTATGTAATGGCTTATGAGAACAACACATGGGCTGATAATCAAATGAAGAAAGCACAAAATA AATGCAGAGAATATACACGATACGCCTGCCTGTATAAAACACCTAAtgcaaaaaatgtccatatgGATCGAATACTGAATGGAGAATATGTTTCTGAAGGGATGCTTCCTCACATG gCATTTCTACTATTCATTCTTGGAAGAAATAGGGGGAGGACTTGCTCTGGTACGTTGATCAGCGAAAAATTTGTGATGACAGCTGCTCATTGTACGTTTGGCACCGTTTGTGCAGG GAGACAAGTTAAAATCAAACTGGGAAGTTTGGACACCACTAACGATAGGACCGGCCGTTGGTATGGTGTTGATCACATCTACGACCACCCGTATTTCAAGGATGCAGATGCAGATAGGATTAGGAGTGCAAAAGCCTGGCCTCACGATATTGCCCTAATAGAACTATCCGAAACAGTGCATTTTAATCGAAACATCAGACCGATATGTTTGAACACTAATTACGAGATTAGCGAGTACAATAGTGCTATTGCCGCAGGGTGGGGTCATACTGAGC atggacaaaccaactttctcaaaatggttgaattaCAATTGAAGGAATCGCACTGTGATCTTGCTTACCAAGAACATATTGTATACTCTGACATAGCCAAATCATACACCATTTGTGCCGCAGAGGACCAAAAAAACATTTGTatg GGTGACTCCGGAGGACCTCTACATGTTCTGATGAATGATACATGTCCAAACATGTATGAACAAATTGGGGTAGCTGCGAATTCAGTAGGAGAGTGTTCGTTAAATTGTACTTACAGTTTAGCGATATTCACAAAAGTTTCACTTTATGTTCCTTGGATTGCTAGCATTGTTTGGCCTGAAGAAGGCGGAACATGA
- the LOC135837273 gene encoding CLIP domain-containing serine protease C9-like, translated as MFSFLRDTMVNTPIALSRTIISLWIGIQVYKPQVTSLSSLRNNYIMAYENKTWADNQMKKAQNKCKEYTQYACQYQTPDVEDSHMDRILNGEYVSAGMLPHMAFIFTPLWNCSASLISEKFVMAAAHCTSDIVCAEGKVKIKLGSLDKTNDGTGRWYGVDHIYEHPYFKYVGSLPHDIALIELSETVRFNRNIRPICLNTNHDISKYNSAIAAGWGRTEHGKTNFLKMVELRLKDSHCDEFLQDIEYLDAAKSYTIRISEYQKNTCGGDSGGSLQVLINDTCPNMYEQIGVNTQSSNSECSLNSDANCGVYAKVARYVPWIASIVWPEEEGP; from the exons ATGTTCAGTTTTTTACGCGACACGATGGTAAATACACCGATTGCTCTTTCACGCACAATTATAAGCTTGTGGATTGGAATACAAG TCTACAAGCCTCAGGTGACATCGTTGAGTTCGTTGAGGAACAACTATATAATGGCTTATGAGAACAAAACATGGGCTGATAATCAAATGAAGAAAGCTCAAAAta AATGCAAAGAATATACACAATACGCCTGCCAGTATCAAACACCTGATGTAGAAGATTCCCATATGGATCGGATACTGAATGGAGAATATGTTTCTGCAGGGATGCTTCCTCATATG GCATTTATATTTACTCCACTTTGGAATTGCTCTGCTTCGTTGATCAGCGAAAAATTTGTGATGGCAGCTGCTCATTGTACTTCTGACATCGTTTGTGCAGA GGGAAAAGTTAAAATCAAACTGGGAAGCTTAGACAAGACCAACGATGGAACCGGTCGATGGTATGGTGTTGATCACATCTACGAACACCCGTATTTCAAGTACGTAGGAAGCTTGCCTCATGACATTGCCTTAATAGAGCTATCCGAAACAGTGCGTTTTAATCGAAACATCAGACCGATATGTTTGAACACAAATCACGATATTAGCAAGTACAATAGTGCTATTGCCGCAGGATGGGGTCGTACTGAGC atggaaAGACCAACTTTCTCAAAATGGTTGAGTTACGATTGAAGGATTCGCACTGTGATGAGTTTCTCCAAGATATTGAATACTTGGACGCAGCCAAATCATACACCATTCGTATCTCAGAATACCAAAAAAACACTTGTgga GGTGACTCTGGAGGATCTCTACAGGTTCTGATCAATGATACATGTCCAAACATGTATGAACAAATTGGGGTAAATACGCAATCAAGTAATTCCGAATGTTCGTTAAATTCCGATGCCAATTGCGGCGTATACGCAAAAGTTGCGCGTTATGTTCCATGGATTGCTAGCATCGTTTGGCCTGAAGAAGAGGGACCATGA
- the LOC135834135 gene encoding venom protease-like, which translates to MSDDEQNVSNEEEKNETNQENTETETDPVPATEADDSSEKEKDSKPDLNLEKSIAKVKAKCEKYAELACPPESEKPQSDKLNRIWHGRDASSDILPYMVYIVVEYNVTNTNKTNRNECTGTLISERFVLTAAHCFKGRDDPTSYVFMYMAEQLKLDLNKNRPEFASKEIYIHKNYGTGNIEADIALMKTLVKVSLSAYVRPICLNTKLENTAGDFISAGYGLIEGHKNTDRLKMVEIRMDGEVQKKCQIGVAEAGKNYDDFTKTMICAAHPTEKKGGDVVRT; encoded by the exons ATGAGCGACGATGAACAAAATGTTTCGAACGAAGAAGAGAAGAATGAAACTAATCAAGAAAATACGGAAACTGAGACTGATCCAGTTCCCGCCACAGAAGCCGATGACTCGAGTGAAAAA GAAAAAGATTCGAAACCGGATctgaatttagaaaaatcaataGCAAAAGTCAAAGCAA AATGCGAAAAATACGCAGAACTCGCCTGTCCGCCAGAATCAGAAAAACCTCAATCCGATAAATTAAATCGTATATGGCATGGAAGAGATGCTTCTTCTGACATACTTCCCTATATG gtgtATATCGTGGTTGAATATAATGTAACCAACACTAACAAAACAAATCGAAACGAATGCACCGGTACTCTAATAAGTGAACGGTTTGTGCTTACCGCAGCTCACTGCTTTAAGGGACGCGACGACCC AACGAGTTACGTATTTATGTACATGGCAGAACAGCTCAAACTCGATTTGAATAAAAACAGACCTGAATTCGCTTCTAAAGAAATCTATATTCATAAAAACTATGGTACAGGTAATATAGAGGCAGACATTGCTCTGATGAAAACGTTAGTGAAAGTGTCTCTCAGCGCATATGTCAGACCAATATGCTTGAACACGAAACTCGAAAACACTGCGGGTGATTTTATTTCAGCGGGATACGGCCTAATTGAAG gCCACAAGAATACGGACCGACTCAAAATGGTGGAGATAAGAATGGATGGAGAAGTGCAAAAGAAGTGTCAGATAGGAGTAGCAGAAGCAggcaaaaattacgacgatTTCACGAAAACAATGATTTGCGCTGCCCACCCAACCGAAAAAAAAGGAGGAGACGTGGTACGAACGTAA
- the LOC135834238 gene encoding coagulation factor X-like has product MISNTSEEVSYHYFFKVYIRSTKTTSGSNECTGTLISEWFVLTAAHCFKERHPTVPVYLYMAKQLRPDIINNKKHDYASSEIYIHEKYSTGNIDADIALLKTLMKVSLSASVRPICLNMKLENTAGDFISAGYGVIEGHQDSDRFKMVEIRMDGKVLKKCQEAGVNNDNFTEKIICVAHPTEKRGGDVGYSGGPLMHRMKHKCPIHEEIAVLSQSNDHDQYELPVLLFYVKIEPYISWIANIVWPDHEPISSTETNPSTTTTKTPAVV; this is encoded by the exons ATGATTTCAAACACAAGCGAGGAAGTGTCATACCATTATTTCTTCAAGGTGTACATACGGAGTACAAAAACAACTTCTGGGTCTAACGAATGTACCGGTACGCTAATAAGTGAATGGTTTGTGCTTACCGCAGCTCACTGCTTTAAGGAACGCCACCC AACGGTTCCAGTATATTTGTACATGGCAAAACAGCTTAGACCCGATATCATTAACAATAAGAAGCATGATTATGCTTCTAGTGAAATCTATATTCATGAGAAGTATAGTACAGGTAATATAGATGCAGACATTGCTCTGTTGAAAACGTTAATGAAAGTGTCTCTCAGCGCATCTGTCAGACCAATATGTTTGAACATGAAACTTGAAAACACTGCGGGTGATTTTATTTCAGCGGGATACGGCGTAATTGAAG gcCACCAGGATTCGGACCGATTCAAAATGGTGGAGATAAGAATGGATGGAAAAGTGCTAAAGAAGTGTCAGGAAGCAGGCGTCAATAACGACAATTTCacggaaaaaattatttgcgtCGCCCACCCCACCGAAAAAAGAGGAGGAGATGTT GGTTATTCTGGAGGACCACTGATGCATCGTATGAAACACAAGTGCCCAATACACGAAGAAATCGCTGTTTTGTCACAATCAAACGATCATGACCAATACGAGCTGCCAGTGCTTCTTTTTTACGTCAAAATAGAACCCTACATTTCTTGGATTGCAAATATCGTTTGGCCAGACCATGAACCTATATCATCAACCGAGACGAATCCCAGTACGACTACTACCAAAACACCTGCTGTAGTTTGA
- the LOC135837277 gene encoding chymotrypsin-like elastase family member 1: MANTLIALSRTLISLWIGIQVYTPQVTSLSSLRNNYIMAYENKTWADHQLRKVQNKCREYTQYACQYQTPDVEDSHMDRVLNGENVPEGMLPHMAFLFGELGNCSGTLISEKFVMTAAHCTFDAVCPERQIKIKLGSLDNTNDGTGRWYGVDRIYNHPYFKNSETDLKSWPHDIALIELSETVHFNRNIRPICLNTNYEINMYSSVIAAGWGRTEHGRTNFLKMVELGLKESHCDLAYRIHFYYIDIVKSYTFCAAADQKNVCPGDSGGPLHVLMNDTCPNMYEQIGVATNAGFECSLDCHYSYAIFQKVALYVPWIASIVWPEGDEP, encoded by the exons ATGGCAAACACACTGATTGCTCTTTCACGTACACTTATAAGCTTGTGGATTGGAATACAAG TCTACACGCCTCAGGTGACATCTTTGAGTTCGTTGCGGAACAACTATATAATGGCTTATGAGAACAAAACTTGGGCAGATCATCAACtaagaaaagttcaaaata AATGCAGAGAATATACACAATACGCCTGCCAGTATCAAACACCTGATGTAGAAGATTCCCATATGGATCGGGTACTGAATGGAGAAAATGTTCCTGAAGGGATGCTTCCTCATATG gCATTTCTATTCGGTGAACTTGGGAATTGCTCTGGTACGTTGATCAGCGAAAAATTTGTGATGACTGCTGCTCATTGTACTTTTGATGCGGTTTGTCCAGA GAGacaaattaaaatcaaactAGGAAGTTTAGACAACACTAACGATGGGACTGGTCGATGGTATGGTGTTGATCGCATCTACAACCACCCGTATTTCAAGAATTCAGAAACAGATTTGAAAAGCTGGCCTCACGATATTGCCCTAATAGAGCTATCTGAAACAGTGCATTTTAATCGAAACATCAGACCGATATGTTTGAACACTAATTACGAGATTAACATGTACAGTAGTGTTATTGCCGCAGGATGGGGTCGTACTGAAC atggacggaccaactttctcaaaatggttgaattaGGATTGAAAGAATCGCACTGTGATCTTGCTTACCGAATTCATTTCTACTACATCGACATAGTCAAATCATACACCTTTTGTGCCGCAgcggaccaaaaaaatgtttgtcca ggtgatTCCGGAGGACCTCTACATGTTCTGATGAATGATACATGTCCAAACATGTATGAACAAATTGGGGTAGCTACGAATGCAGGTTTCGAATGTTCGTTAGATTGCCATTACAGTTACGCGATATTCCAAAAAGTTGCACTTTACGTTCCTTGGATTGCTAGCATTGTTTGGCCCGAAGGAGACGAACCATGA
- the LOC135834134 gene encoding uncharacterized protein LOC135834134: protein MANTLIVLLYVITNVWMGTEVNSISVVNTRNLVSLAKNYIMASENKTWADIQIKKAQNKCEEYTQYACQYQKSCNGKHLEKDEMLNGEYVSEGMLPHMAFLHIRIVSNDTMKKKPVVLNLQCTGTLISEKFVMTAGRCTTYKNSRTKIKVKLGSSDITDDATGEWYDVEHIYEHPYYVYRYEDLLHDIALIQLSETVRFNANMRPICLNTNYRIGEHKSLTTAAWGYTEDGNTDRLKMANLPMHESACDEWLGNNTMYYKIVKLYTICAGEKRNGTCDGDSGGPLQIMMKTTCPNMYEQIGITSLGNGYQYWLDYDYRKGIFTKVAHYVPWIASIVWPDSNNDQSEEVVLIGLQIYATSSTKCSVSNTMANTMIVLSHIIINMWIVIQVHSPLVTSLRSMRDNYIMACGNKTWADQQIKKAQNKCKEYTQYACQYQTSRSEKDRILNGEYVSEGMLPHMAYVSIRRKKITGKAHLDHYHCSGTLISEKFVITAAHCMTRVNYDGEIMIKLGSLDRTDDGTGQWYGVEFIYKHPYFNRAEGLLHDIALVELSKTVHFTAHVRPICLNTNYKIEMYNNVTITAAGYGFTEHGQNNYLKMVTLPLKESTCLRIFKLYRNVAKLYTICAGEAKKDTCKGDSGGPLQILINDTCPNMYEQIGVTSLGQGDCSLSSTFNVGTYGKVAPYVPWIASIVWPELEES from the exons ATGGCTAACACATTGATCGTACTTTTGTATGTAATTACAAACGTGTGGATGGGAACAGAAG TCAACAGCATTAGTGTGGTCAACACCCGTAATCTGGTTTCGTTGgcgaaaaattacataatgGCTTCTGAGAACAAAACTTGGGCTGATATTCAAATAAAGAAAGCACAAAATA AATGCGAAGAATATACACAGTACGCCTGCCAGTACCAAAAATCATGTAATGGAAAACATTTAGAAAAGGATGAGATGTTGAACGGAGAATATGTTTCTGAAGGGATGCTCCCTCATATG GCGTTTCTACACATACGCATTGTAAGCAACGATACAATGAAGAAAAAGCCTGTGGTACTCAATTTGCAATGCACTGGCACGCTGATCAGCGAGAAATTCGTCATGACAGCTGGTCGTTGTACAACCTATAAAAATTCTCG TACAAAAATCAAAGTCAAGCTGGGTAGCTCGGACATCACAGATGATGCCACTGGTGAATGGTATGACGTTGAACACATCTACGAACATCCGTACTACGTTTATCGTTATGAAGACTTACTTCACGATATTGCCTTAATACAACTATCTGAAACGGTGCGATTCAACGCTAACATGAGGCCGATATGTTTGAACACAAATTACAGGATTGGCGAGCACAAGAGCCTTACCACCGCAGCATGGGGTTACACTGAAG atggGAATACCGACCGTCTCAAGATGGCCAATTTACCAATGCATGAATCAGCATGTGACGAGTGGTTAGGAAACAATACTATGTActacaaaattgtcaaattataTACCATTTGTGCTGGGGAAAAAAGAAATGGGACCTGTGAT gGTGACTCTGGAGGACCACTGCAAATTATGATGAAAACTACATGTCCAAATATGTACGAACAGATTGGGATAACTTCGTTGGGAAATGGCTACCAGTATTGGTTGGATTACGATTATCGTAAGGGTATATTCACAAAAGTTGCTCATTATGTTCCTTGGATTGCTAGCATCGTTTGGCCCGATTCTAATAATGATCAATCTGAAGAAGTAGTATTGATAGGA CTACAAATATACGCAACTAGTTCAACGAAATGTTCAGTTTCTAATACGATGGCTAACACAATGATTGTGCTTTCACACATAATTATAAACATGTGGATTGTAATACAAG TTCACAGTCCTTTGGTGACTTCGTTGCGTTCGATGCGAGACAACTATATAATGGCTTGTGGGAACAAGACTTGGGCAGATCAGCAAATAAAGAAGGCTCAAAACA AATGCAAAGAATATACACAATATGCCTGCCAGTACCAAACATCTCGGAGTGAAAAAGATCGTATACTGAACGGAGAATATGTTTCTGAAGGGATGCTTCCTCATATG GCGTATGTAAGCATTCGTAGGAAAAAGATAACGGGGAAGGCTCATTTGGATCACTATCATTGCAGCGGTACGCTGATCAGCGAGAAATTTGTAATAACAGCAGCTCATTGTATGACGCGTGTTAATTATGA CGGAGAAATTATGATCAAACTGGGAAGCTTAGACAGGACTGACGATGGCACAGGTCAATGGTACGGTGTGGAATTCATCTACAAACACCCCTATTTTAATCGTGCAGAGGGGCTTCTTCACGACATTGCTTTAGTAGAACTATCCAAAACAGTACATTTCACCGCTCACGTGAGACCTATATGTTTGAACACAAATTACAAGATCGAAATGTATAACAATGTTACTATCACTGCGGCAGGATATGGCTTCACTGAAC atggacAGAACAACTATCTCAAAATGGTGACGTTACCATTGAAGGAATCGACATGTCTCCGTATATTCAAACTTTACCGCAATGTTGCCAAATTATACACCATTTGTGCCGGAGAAGCAAAAAAAGACACATGTAAG GGTGACTCCGGAGGACCTCTACAGATTCTAATAAATGATACATGTCCAAACATGTATGAACAAATTGGTGTAACATCGCTTGGACAGGGTGACTGTTCGTTAAGCTCCACTTTCAATGTCGGCACGTACGGAAAAGTTGCACCTTACGTTCCTTGGATTGCAAGCATTGTTTGGCCTGAACTCGAGGAATCGTAA
- the LOC135837269 gene encoding chymotrypsin-like elastase family member 1, protein MFSFLRDTMANTPIALSRTIISLWIGIQVYRPQVTSLSSLRNNYIMAYENKTWADNQIKKAQNKCKEYTQYACQYQTPDVEDSHKDRIQNGEYVSEGMLPHMAYLIIILARDIGKACSGTLISEKFVMTAAHCTFGIVCAGQQIHIKLGSLNKNNDETGRWYGVDHIYDHPYFKDTDRSKKVWPHDIALIELSETVHFSRNIRPICLNTNYEINMYNSAIAAGWGLTEHGWTNFLKMVELQLKESHCDRSYQEDFEYSDIAKSYAICAAEDQKNTCGGDSGGPLHVLMNDTCPNMYEQIGVAANSVGECSLDCTYSWAIFTKVSLYIPWIASIVWPEEGGT, encoded by the exons atgttcAGTTTTTTACGCGACACGATGGCAAATACACCGATTGCTCTTTCACGTACGATTATAAGCTTGTGGATTGGAATACAAG TCTACAGGCCTCAGGTGACATCGTTGAGTTCGTTGCGGAACAACTATATAATGGCTTATGAGAACAAAACATGGGCAGATAATCAAATAAAGAAAGCTCAAAATA AATGCAAAGAATATACACAATACGCCTGCCAGTATCAAACACCTGATGTAGAAGATTCCCATAAGGATCGGATACAGAATGGAGAATATGTTTCTGAAGGGATGCTTCCTCATATG GCGTATCTAATAATAATTCTTGCAAGAGATATAGGGAAGGCTTGCTCTGGTACGTTGATCAGCGAAAAATTTGTGATGACTGCTGCTCATTGTACGTTTGGCATCGTTTGTGCAGG GCAACAAATTCACATCAAACTGGGAagtttaaacaaaaataacgaTGAGACCGGCCGTTGGTATGGTGTCGATCACATCTACGACCACCCGTATTTCAAGGATACAGATAGGAGTAAAAAAGTCTGGCCTCACGATATTGCCCTAATAGAGCTATCCGAAACAGTGCATTTTAGTCGAAACATCAGACCGATATGTTTGAACACTAATTACGAGATCAACATGTACAATAGTGCTATTGCTGCAGGATGGGGTCTTACTGAGC atggATGGACCAACTTTctcaaaatggttgaattaCAATTGAAGGAATCGCACTGTGATCGTAGTTACCAAGAAGATTTTGAATACTCCGACATAGCCAAATCATACGCCATTTGTGCCGCAGAGGACCAAAAAAACACTTGTGGA GGTGACTCCGGTGGACCTCTACATGTTCTGATGAATGATACATGTCCAAACATGTATGAACAAATTGGGGTAGCAGCGAATTCAGTAGGAGAGTGTTCGTTAGATTGTACTTACAGTTGGGCGATATTCACAAAAGTTTCACTTTATATTCCTTGGATTGCTAGCATTGTTTGGCCCGAAGAAGGCGGAACATGA